In one Rhizobium sp. EC-SD404 genomic region, the following are encoded:
- a CDS encoding recombinase family protein, with protein MRAAIYARFSTELQQEASIDDQVRNARALIEGRGWQVGEIYADRARSGATTLRSGYQKMLTDARRNAFDVVVCEGLDRLSRDQETIAGLYKTLQFQGIAIVTCAEGEVSEIHVGLKGTMNALFLKDLALKTHRGLEG; from the coding sequence ATGCGCGCTGCGATTTACGCCCGCTTTTCGACGGAGCTGCAGCAGGAAGCCTCGATTGACGACCAGGTGCGCAATGCCCGGGCTCTGATCGAAGGCCGCGGCTGGCAGGTTGGCGAGATCTATGCCGATCGCGCCCGATCCGGTGCGACGACACTTCGGTCCGGCTATCAGAAGATGCTGACTGACGCGCGCCGCAACGCGTTCGATGTTGTGGTGTGCGAAGGGCTCGATCGCCTGAGCCGCGACCAGGAGACGATCGCCGGACTGTATAAGACCCTGCAGTTCCAGGGGATCGCGATCGTCACGTGCGCCGAGGGGGAAGTCAGCGAGATCCATGTCGGGCTGAAGGGCACGATGAACGCGCTCTTCCTCAAGGACCTTGCGCTCAAGACGCATCGCGGCCTGGAAGGTC
- a CDS encoding TadE/TadG family type IV pilus assembly protein: MVAQRHYALIRRFLEDRRGNIAVLFSLSLVPMLAAGALAVDGANAFRQATEMQRALDSAAIAAAVEHGNGGSSADLSEAANEAFWANFYQSAVVLPHAAAEPVLDESLETSRPYVGVELLPGLLEDQVAVEIDLAYEPVFWSRISFPIAKRAVAGRAPDLEACILALAKTAPRAFEVSGSAEADMSGCTITANSIHQEAIYLGGAGALVAECLYASGGIAINSLNIELACAQPREGTPQVRDPFSRIALPRLHHRVDLSGCGQNFVTGGGGNGDCNGTGRTPNGAKSDYVVQLKPGTYSDLEIKGNVQLASGEYLIDGGSLKLTSQSIVSGEGVTFFLMNGADLEIQGGATFHLSPQLEGDWAGFVFVAERGNTSEAIITGNSSSTLTGIIYLPDVVELQFSGNSNTSGECIRIIAQEITLIGNAKFKMDCDPELANMHIQNPGAIRLVE; the protein is encoded by the coding sequence ATGGTTGCGCAGCGCCACTATGCACTAATTCGCAGGTTCCTTGAGGATCGGCGAGGAAACATTGCCGTCCTTTTTTCGCTGAGTCTCGTGCCCATGCTTGCAGCTGGTGCGCTCGCTGTCGACGGCGCGAATGCCTTCCGGCAGGCGACGGAGATGCAGCGGGCGCTTGACAGTGCCGCAATCGCAGCAGCTGTTGAACACGGTAACGGCGGCTCGTCTGCGGATCTAAGTGAGGCGGCCAACGAGGCATTCTGGGCAAATTTTTACCAATCGGCTGTTGTGCTTCCTCATGCGGCAGCGGAGCCTGTGCTTGACGAGAGCTTAGAGACGAGCCGGCCATACGTTGGTGTTGAACTGTTGCCGGGACTTCTCGAAGATCAGGTGGCAGTCGAGATCGATCTTGCTTACGAGCCCGTCTTCTGGTCCCGCATATCCTTTCCTATTGCGAAGCGGGCCGTTGCTGGCCGCGCACCGGATCTTGAAGCTTGCATCCTCGCACTCGCAAAGACGGCACCTAGAGCCTTCGAAGTAAGCGGAAGTGCAGAGGCCGACATGAGCGGCTGCACGATCACCGCCAATTCAATTCATCAAGAGGCCATCTATCTCGGTGGTGCTGGCGCATTGGTTGCCGAATGCCTCTACGCGTCAGGCGGTATAGCGATCAATTCCTTGAACATTGAACTCGCATGTGCGCAGCCGCGAGAGGGAACGCCTCAAGTTCGCGATCCATTTTCGCGCATAGCATTGCCAAGATTGCATCATCGAGTGGACCTCTCTGGCTGCGGCCAAAACTTCGTCACCGGTGGTGGTGGCAATGGCGATTGCAACGGCACCGGAAGGACGCCGAATGGCGCAAAAAGCGACTACGTCGTTCAACTGAAGCCGGGTACCTATTCCGACCTTGAAATTAAAGGGAATGTGCAGCTCGCCTCGGGAGAATACTTGATCGATGGAGGCTCCCTGAAGCTGACGAGCCAATCGATTGTCTCGGGTGAAGGCGTCACGTTTTTCCTCATGAATGGTGCAGACCTCGAAATCCAAGGAGGAGCAACCTTCCACTTATCTCCACAGCTGGAAGGCGATTGGGCAGGATTTGTGTTCGTCGCCGAGCGAGGAAACACGTCCGAAGCCATCATCACCGGGAATAGCTCTTCTACGCTGACCGGGATAATCTATCTGCCAGACGTCGTGGAACTGCAGTTCTCGGGAAACAGTAACACCAGCGGAGAATGCATCCGCATCATTGCGCAGGAAATCACGCTCATAGGCAATGCGAAATTTAAGATGGATTGCGATCCGGAGCTCGCGAACATGCATATCCAGAACCCTGGAGCGATCCGCCTGGTTGAGTGA